In Pseudomonas hamedanensis, a single window of DNA contains:
- a CDS encoding GNAT family N-acetyltransferase, which yields MEALVCIRSATLADTGIINRIIERSIRIGCAFDHRNDPLLVSDWVSQSSVDFISGRLADPAFYLCLALLEEKPVGVGMAEAGGEISLCYVQPESFRRGVGRALMQSLEGWLRIRGVQRFHLNSSRTAEPFYRHLGYQQASPAFMSGSQTVPLHKSLPSPD from the coding sequence ATGGAAGCACTCGTTTGCATACGTTCGGCCACGCTGGCCGACACCGGCATCATCAACCGTATCATCGAGCGTTCGATCCGCATTGGTTGCGCGTTCGATCACCGAAACGACCCTCTACTCGTCAGCGACTGGGTCAGCCAGTCCTCCGTCGATTTCATCAGTGGCCGGCTCGCCGACCCAGCCTTTTATCTTTGTCTCGCTTTGCTTGAAGAAAAACCGGTCGGTGTCGGCATGGCCGAGGCCGGTGGCGAAATTTCACTGTGTTACGTGCAGCCGGAATCCTTCCGTCGAGGCGTCGGCCGAGCGCTGATGCAGAGCCTCGAGGGTTGGCTGCGGATTCGCGGTGTGCAGCGTTTCCATCTCAACAGCTCCCGAACTGCCGAGCCGTTCTACCGGCATCTGGGCTATCAACAGGCATCGCCAGCCTTTATGTCCGGCTCGCAGACCGTGCCGCTGCACAAGTCTTTGCCGTCACCGGACTGA
- a CDS encoding aspartate aminotransferase family protein has product MSVATSLIEQSSARVAPAPAETLYQFNESPLLARQSRQESNARSYPRRIPLALKRAKGLYVEDVEGRTFIDCLAGAGTLALGHNHPVVIAAIQQVLADELPLHTLDLTTPVKDQFVQDLFGLLPAELAAQAKIQFCGPTGTDAVEAALKLVRTATGRSTVLSFSGGYHGMSQGALSLMGSLGPKKPLGALLSNGVQFMPFPYDYRCPFGLGGAAGVKANLSYLDNLLNDPEAGVQLPAAVIVEAVQGEGGVIPADIEWLRGLRRITEKAGVALIVDEIQSGFARTGKMFAFEHAGIIPDVVVLSKAIGGSLPLAVVVYRDWLDTWQPGAHAGTFRGNQMAMAAGSAVMRYLVEHKVCEHAAAMGERLSEHLHILQRDFPQLGDIRGRGLMLGIELVDPTGTPDALGHPPAFARLAPLVQRECLKRGLILELGGRHGAVVRFLPPLVITATEIARVAQIFGRALAAATAAL; this is encoded by the coding sequence ATGTCAGTCGCCACCAGCCTTATCGAACAATCGTCGGCCCGGGTTGCCCCGGCGCCGGCCGAAACCCTGTATCAGTTCAATGAGTCACCGCTGCTGGCTCGTCAGAGTCGGCAGGAGTCCAACGCCCGCAGCTATCCGCGGCGCATTCCCCTGGCGCTCAAACGGGCCAAGGGCTTGTATGTCGAAGATGTCGAAGGGCGCACGTTCATCGACTGCCTCGCCGGGGCCGGCACACTCGCGCTGGGCCACAATCATCCGGTAGTGATCGCGGCCATCCAGCAAGTGTTGGCCGATGAGCTGCCGCTGCACACTCTCGACCTGACCACGCCGGTCAAGGACCAGTTTGTCCAGGACCTGTTCGGGCTGCTACCGGCGGAACTGGCGGCGCAGGCAAAGATTCAGTTTTGTGGCCCGACCGGCACCGATGCCGTGGAAGCGGCCTTGAAACTGGTACGCACCGCCACCGGGCGCAGTACGGTGCTGTCGTTTTCTGGCGGTTATCACGGCATGAGCCAGGGCGCATTGAGCCTGATGGGCAGTCTCGGGCCGAAAAAGCCGTTGGGTGCCTTGCTCAGCAATGGCGTGCAGTTCATGCCGTTTCCGTATGACTACCGTTGTCCGTTCGGCCTCGGCGGCGCGGCGGGCGTCAAAGCCAATCTGAGCTATCTGGACAATCTGCTCAACGATCCCGAAGCCGGCGTGCAACTGCCGGCCGCCGTGATCGTCGAGGCGGTGCAGGGCGAGGGCGGCGTGATTCCCGCTGACATCGAGTGGTTGCGTGGTCTGCGCCGCATCACCGAGAAGGCCGGCGTTGCGCTGATCGTCGACGAGATTCAGAGTGGTTTTGCCCGCACCGGCAAGATGTTCGCCTTTGAGCATGCCGGCATCATTCCGGATGTGGTGGTGTTGTCCAAAGCCATTGGCGGCAGCCTGCCCCTGGCGGTGGTGGTGTATCGCGACTGGCTCGACACCTGGCAACCGGGTGCCCACGCGGGCACCTTCCGTGGCAATCAGATGGCGATGGCCGCCGGCTCCGCGGTGATGCGCTATCTGGTCGAACACAAGGTCTGCGAACACGCCGCGGCCATGGGCGAGCGATTGAGCGAGCATTTGCACATCCTGCAACGCGACTTCCCGCAGTTGGGCGATATCCGTGGTCGGGGCCTGATGCTGGGCATCGAACTGGTGGACCCGACCGGCACTCCGGACGCGCTCGGCCATCCGCCGGCGTTCGCCCGACTGGCGCCATTGGTTCAGCGCGAATGCCTCAAGCGCGGCCTGATTCTGGAACTGGGCGGCCGTCACGGCGCGGTGGTGCGTTTCCTGCCGCCGTTGGTCATCACCGCCACTGAAATCGCCCGCGTCGCGCAGATCTTCGGGCGTGCGTTGGCGGCGGCCACTGCGGCGCTGTAA
- a CDS encoding MbtH family protein, with amino-acid sequence MTSVFDREDILFQVVVNHEEQYSIWPDYKAVPEGWRTVGKSGLKKECLAYIEEVWTDMRPLSLRQKMEAQVAAQ; translated from the coding sequence ATGACGTCAGTATTCGACCGCGAGGACATCCTCTTTCAGGTCGTGGTCAACCACGAAGAGCAATACTCGATCTGGCCGGATTACAAAGCGGTACCAGAGGGCTGGCGCACCGTGGGCAAGAGCGGCCTGAAAAAGGAATGCCTGGCCTACATCGAAGAAGTGTGGACCGACATGCGCCCGCTGAGCCTGCGTCAGAAGATGGAAGCGCAAGTCGCGGCACAATAA
- a CDS encoding metal ABC transporter substrate-binding protein, whose protein sequence is MAFSLKELTLAMALCGVICTPLMAADSAKPLRVLASLPITYGLGEALLKGTEVQLERAAPANLPGSRQTAYFTGRGAPALSKLATDADAVIGVRSLWTDDPLYPIARRSNIRIVEVDAARPVDGALPGIAVQPGLQVDGLNSQPWLASNNMGRMADVVAADLVRLAPTAKPKIEANLAALKQRLLKLSAETEARLAEADNLSVMSLSDHFGYLIGSLNLELTGQDPRPDAEWTAQDLKKLTATLKDNDVAVVLHHRQPAEPVKAAIAASGSRLVVLSTDAADPLAELEGNVDLLLKGLSGA, encoded by the coding sequence ATGGCTTTTTCATTGAAAGAACTGACGCTGGCCATGGCGCTGTGCGGCGTAATCTGCACCCCACTGATGGCCGCTGACAGTGCGAAACCACTGCGAGTACTGGCCTCGTTGCCGATCACCTACGGCCTGGGTGAAGCGCTGCTCAAGGGTACCGAGGTCCAGCTCGAACGCGCGGCGCCGGCCAATCTGCCGGGCAGCCGCCAGACCGCCTATTTCACCGGACGCGGCGCACCGGCGCTGAGCAAACTGGCGACCGACGCCGACGCCGTGATCGGTGTGCGCTCGCTGTGGACCGATGATCCGCTGTACCCGATTGCCCGGCGCAGCAATATTCGTATCGTCGAGGTCGATGCCGCCCGTCCGGTCGACGGCGCCCTGCCGGGGATTGCCGTGCAGCCGGGCCTTCAGGTTGACGGCCTGAACAGTCAGCCATGGCTGGCGAGCAACAACATGGGGCGCATGGCGGACGTTGTGGCCGCCGATCTGGTGCGTCTGGCGCCGACTGCCAAGCCGAAAATCGAAGCCAACCTGGCGGCGCTGAAACAGCGTTTGCTGAAACTCAGCGCCGAGACCGAAGCGCGTCTGGCCGAGGCCGATAATCTGAGCGTGATGAGCCTGAGCGATCATTTTGGCTATCTGATCGGCAGCCTCAATCTCGAACTGACCGGACAGGACCCACGTCCTGATGCCGAGTGGACGGCGCAAGACCTGAAAAAACTGACGGCGACGCTCAAGGACAATGACGTGGCGGTGGTACTGCACCATCGCCAGCCCGCGGAGCCGGTGAAAGCGGCGATTGCCGCGTCCGGTAGTCGACTGGTGGTATTGAGCACGGATGCGGCGGATCCGCTGGCGGAACTGGAGGGGAATGTGGACCTGCTGCTCAAGGGGCTGAGCGGGGCGTAG
- a CDS encoding metal ABC transporter permease: MSYEAFRLMVQGWASSGYLPEALAYGFVVNALLAGLLIGPVLGGLGTLVVVKRFAFFSEAVGHAALTGVAVGILLGEPYTGPYGSLFGYCLLFGILLNYLRNRTGLAPDTLIGVFLSVSLALGASLLLILAGKINVHILENVLFGSVLTVNGNDLAVLAIVGSLVMALALPLYNRIMLASFNPQLAAVRGVAVKTLDYLFVILVTLITVAAVKVIGAILVGALLVIPAAAARLLSQSLKGFFWCSVLIATVSTLCGILAPIVFDLPIPSGAAIILVAGIAFALAAVARGVVPSLKGNLG, from the coding sequence ATGAGTTACGAAGCCTTTCGATTGATGGTCCAGGGCTGGGCGTCTTCCGGATATCTGCCGGAAGCACTGGCTTACGGCTTTGTGGTCAATGCCCTGCTCGCGGGCCTGTTGATCGGCCCGGTGCTGGGCGGCCTCGGCACGCTGGTAGTGGTCAAGCGTTTCGCGTTTTTCTCTGAAGCGGTGGGCCATGCGGCGCTGACCGGTGTGGCCGTCGGCATTCTGCTCGGCGAACCCTACACCGGGCCGTACGGCAGCCTGTTCGGTTACTGCCTGCTGTTCGGCATCCTGCTCAACTACCTGCGCAACCGCACCGGCCTGGCGCCGGATACGCTGATCGGCGTATTCCTTTCGGTATCGCTGGCACTGGGCGCGAGCCTGCTGTTGATTCTCGCCGGCAAGATCAACGTGCACATTCTCGAAAACGTGTTGTTCGGCTCGGTACTGACGGTCAACGGCAATGACCTGGCGGTGCTGGCCATCGTCGGTTCGCTGGTCATGGCGCTGGCGTTGCCGTTGTATAACCGCATCATGCTGGCCAGTTTCAACCCGCAACTGGCAGCAGTGCGCGGCGTGGCGGTGAAAACCCTGGATTACCTGTTCGTGATTCTGGTGACACTGATCACCGTGGCCGCCGTGAAAGTCATCGGCGCGATTCTGGTCGGCGCACTGCTGGTGATTCCGGCTGCCGCGGCACGCTTGCTCAGCCAGTCGCTGAAAGGCTTTTTCTGGTGTTCGGTGCTGATTGCCACCGTCAGCACGTTGTGCGGAATTCTCGCGCCGATCGTGTTCGACCTGCCGATTCCGTCCGGCGCCGCGATCATTCTGGTTGCCGGCATTGCCTTCGCCCTCGCCGCCGTCGCGCGCGGCGTGGTCCCCAGCCTGAAAGGGAATCTTGGATAA
- a CDS encoding metal ABC transporter ATP-binding protein, with amino-acid sequence MTSKETLSPENTDSPVGVSLLAMAPGQPTSLANDTPLSRAGSLLQVTGPALDFTQVSLTLGRTTILDNVTFQVQPGSIHALVGPNGGGKSSLIKTLLGQMPHQGQLSLHWPGAPGTIGYVPQALEFDRGLPMTVDDFMAAMCQRRPAFLGLSKRYAAAIGEALERVGMQDKRKRRMGALSGGERQRVLLAQGLIPTPQLLVLDEPMSALDEAGIQVFERLLGDWRAAGVTVLWIEHDLEAVGRLAERVTGLNRRVLFDATPQQALTPERLLSLFSTHPRSAA; translated from the coding sequence ATGACATCGAAAGAAACCCTCTCCCCGGAAAACACCGATTCCCCTGTAGGAGTGAGCCTGCTCGCGATGGCGCCGGGTCAGCCGACATCATTAGCAAATGACACACCGCTATCGCGAGCAGGCTCACTCCTACAGGTTACGGGACCGGCGCTGGATTTTACGCAGGTGAGTCTGACCCTGGGGCGCACCACGATTCTCGACAACGTGACTTTTCAGGTACAGCCCGGCAGCATCCATGCGCTGGTCGGCCCCAATGGTGGCGGCAAGAGCTCGCTGATCAAGACCTTGCTCGGACAGATGCCGCATCAGGGCCAGCTCAGCCTGCACTGGCCCGGCGCGCCCGGCACCATTGGCTATGTGCCGCAAGCGCTGGAATTCGATCGCGGCCTGCCGATGACCGTCGACGATTTCATGGCCGCGATGTGCCAGCGTCGCCCGGCGTTCCTCGGCCTGAGCAAGCGTTATGCCGCGGCCATCGGTGAAGCGCTGGAGCGGGTCGGCATGCAGGACAAACGCAAACGCCGCATGGGCGCGCTGTCCGGCGGTGAGCGCCAGCGCGTCCTGCTCGCCCAGGGGCTGATCCCGACACCGCAGTTGCTGGTGCTCGACGAGCCGATGTCAGCCCTCGACGAAGCCGGCATTCAGGTGTTCGAGCGCCTGCTCGGCGACTGGCGGGCAGCCGGGGTTACGGTGCTGTGGATCGAGCATGACCTGGAAGCGGTCGGGCGTCTGGCCGAGCGTGTCACTGGTCTCAACCGCCGCGTACTGTTCGATGCGACGCCGCAACAGGCACTGACCCCGGAGCGTCTGCTGAGCTTGTTTTCGACCCATCCACGGAGCGCTGCCTGA
- a CDS encoding metal ABC transporter substrate-binding protein has translation MSISAPRRPLLRLFLLGLCACLLSPLASADQAKRLRIGITLHPYYSYVANIVGDKAEVVPLIPAGFNPHAYEPRAEDIKRISGLDVIVLNGVGHDDFADRMIAASETPNVKTIEANENVPLLAATGVAARGAGKVVNPHTFLSISASIAQVNNIARELGKLDPDNAKTYTQNARAYGKRLRQMRADALAKLTQAPNAELRVATVHAAYDYLLREFGLEVTAVVEPAHGIEPSPSQLKKTIDQLRELDVKVIFSEMDFPSSYVDTIQRESGVKLYPLSHISYGEYTADKYEKEMTGNLNTVVRAIQESGA, from the coding sequence ATGTCCATTTCAGCTCCTCGCCGTCCGTTGTTACGCCTGTTTCTGCTTGGCCTTTGCGCCTGCCTGCTGAGCCCGCTGGCCAGCGCCGATCAAGCCAAGCGCCTGCGCATCGGCATCACCCTGCATCCTTATTACAGCTACGTCGCAAACATCGTCGGCGACAAGGCCGAGGTGGTGCCGCTGATTCCCGCCGGCTTCAACCCGCATGCCTATGAGCCGCGGGCCGAGGACATCAAACGCATCAGCGGGCTTGATGTGATTGTGCTCAACGGCGTCGGCCACGATGATTTTGCCGACCGCATGATCGCGGCCAGCGAAACACCCAACGTCAAGACCATCGAAGCCAATGAAAACGTTCCGTTGCTGGCGGCCACGGGCGTCGCGGCACGGGGTGCCGGCAAGGTGGTCAATCCGCATACGTTCCTGTCGATCAGTGCGTCCATCGCCCAGGTCAACAACATCGCCCGGGAGCTGGGCAAGCTTGATCCGGACAACGCCAAGACCTACACGCAGAACGCCCGCGCCTATGGCAAACGCCTGCGGCAGATGCGCGCCGATGCCCTGGCCAAGCTGACGCAGGCACCAAACGCCGAACTGCGCGTCGCCACGGTACACGCGGCTTACGATTACCTGCTGCGTGAATTCGGCCTGGAAGTCACCGCCGTGGTCGAGCCGGCCCACGGCATCGAACCGAGCCCCAGCCAGTTGAAAAAGACCATCGATCAATTACGCGAACTCGACGTCAAGGTGATCTTCTCGGAGATGGATTTTCCCTCGAGCTACGTCGACACCATCCAGCGTGAATCGGGCGTGAAGCTGTACCCGCTGTCGCACATTTCCTACGGTGAATACACCGCCGACAAATACGAAAAGGAAATGACCGGCAACCTCAACACCGTGGTCCGGGCGATTCAGGAGTCGGGAGCATGA
- a CDS encoding DUF6162 family protein, with protein sequence MSTPTRQIVRPAGAGHETLNVLLLCLLILAVAGSVVAWRGVSHEPEPVASHQYDARRDLSAAEQGIYADLRVTLDEIRLLREEQQTLPTPQHLAQEGFAPFAQDASSVSRGGHAWQMLGDSAYFGRSATPAVAGSFLMRVSADPDAAPDIWLNRGAELTPAQDLSDTALSAAGWKQIVAQYDAGVTREHRH encoded by the coding sequence ATGAGCACACCGACCCGTCAAATCGTGCGCCCGGCGGGCGCCGGTCATGAAACCCTCAACGTTCTGCTGCTGTGCCTGCTGATCCTCGCCGTCGCCGGTTCTGTGGTGGCGTGGCGCGGGGTTTCCCATGAACCGGAACCTGTCGCCAGCCACCAGTACGATGCCCGTCGCGACCTCAGCGCCGCCGAGCAGGGCATTTATGCCGACCTGCGGGTGACCCTCGACGAAATCCGCTTGCTGCGTGAAGAACAGCAAACCCTGCCGACGCCGCAGCATTTGGCGCAGGAAGGTTTTGCGCCCTTTGCCCAGGACGCCAGCTCGGTCAGCCGGGGTGGTCACGCCTGGCAAATGCTCGGCGACAGCGCTTATTTCGGTCGCAGCGCAACGCCTGCGGTCGCCGGTTCATTCCTGATGCGCGTCAGCGCCGACCCGGACGCCGCGCCGGATATCTGGTTGAACCGTGGCGCAGAACTTACGCCCGCTCAGGATCTGTCCGACACGGCGCTGTCCGCCGCTGGCTGGAAACAGATCGTCGCGCAATACGACGCCGGGGTGACCCGCGAACATCGTCATTGA
- a CDS encoding thiamine pyrophosphate-binding protein, with translation MSKSLTAPPPSRLNLLWRKWRFHINVLLLLIPLGFMPKYFADVALFRGDSGLGEREIGEIQVGPWSLRLAELRNEAPRSDGPAGYLKGFNAALCQACIEPVKATYLRIGKPRSLRAAGVIFFGTPYRMGTQLPIPEKTKPDAELWITMEGWDGSMHQASIPLSQASPATVAWLNTQGAKP, from the coding sequence GTGAGCAAGTCCCTTACCGCCCCGCCACCCTCGCGTCTGAACCTGCTCTGGCGTAAATGGCGCTTCCACATCAACGTGCTGTTGCTCCTGATTCCGCTGGGCTTCATGCCCAAGTATTTCGCCGATGTCGCCCTGTTTCGTGGTGACAGTGGTCTGGGCGAACGAGAAATCGGCGAAATTCAGGTCGGCCCCTGGAGCCTGCGACTCGCCGAGTTGCGCAATGAAGCGCCGCGCTCCGACGGCCCGGCCGGGTATCTGAAAGGCTTCAACGCAGCGCTCTGCCAGGCCTGTATCGAACCGGTGAAGGCGACCTACCTGCGCATCGGCAAACCCCGCAGCCTGCGCGCCGCCGGGGTGATTTTCTTCGGCACGCCCTATCGCATGGGCACGCAATTGCCGATTCCGGAAAAGACCAAACCCGACGCCGAACTGTGGATCACCATGGAAGGCTGGGACGGCAGCATGCACCAGGCCTCGATTCCCCTGAGCCAGGCCTCTCCCGCCACCGTGGCCTGGCTGAACACACAAGGAGCCAAACCATGA
- a CDS encoding PepSY-associated TM helix domain-containing protein — MSKKSRSKLWFLVHSWLALPIWFFVLIVCVTGTLAVVSQEIVWLANPQMRASQPSDDAPRLSYDQILAAIKKAEPQTLVESITRPDESHFALDVEVSYPDGRSLTVYVNPYTGAIQGTAPDFNFKAFTRALHGWWLVPFTSGFSWGWYLVSFLGLPLLASLITGLVVYKRFWKGFFTPTLRIRHGARIFWGDFHRLSGIWSIWFIAVISITGTWFLIQALLADNHISISSEPVIPAMSREAVPRSADGSPPERISLDRAIDIARQTIPGLEVSFISLPGNAYSHMSVGGRGWYPLMFQSATLNPYNGDLAASRMLSDRTSLEFVTESMRPLHTGDFGGLWIKLIWFFFGLLLSMMVLSGLLIWTKRTALATANAFKRESKKNRLQAQPAMQRETSEANL, encoded by the coding sequence ATGTCAAAGAAATCCCGCTCGAAATTGTGGTTCCTGGTGCATAGCTGGCTGGCGTTGCCGATCTGGTTCTTTGTGTTGATCGTCTGTGTCACCGGTACGCTGGCGGTGGTCAGTCAGGAAATCGTCTGGCTGGCCAACCCGCAGATGCGTGCCAGTCAACCGTCGGACGATGCGCCGCGCCTCAGTTATGACCAGATCCTCGCGGCCATCAAAAAAGCCGAACCGCAGACTCTGGTCGAAAGCATCACCCGCCCGGACGAGTCGCACTTTGCCCTCGATGTCGAAGTCAGCTACCCGGACGGCCGCTCGCTGACGGTGTACGTCAACCCTTACACCGGCGCGATTCAGGGCACCGCACCCGACTTCAACTTCAAGGCGTTTACCCGCGCCCTGCATGGCTGGTGGCTGGTGCCGTTTACCAGCGGTTTCAGTTGGGGCTGGTATCTGGTGTCCTTTCTGGGGCTGCCTTTGCTGGCCTCGTTGATTACCGGACTGGTGGTCTATAAACGCTTCTGGAAAGGGTTCTTCACCCCGACCTTGCGCATTCGCCATGGCGCACGGATTTTCTGGGGCGACTTTCATCGCCTCAGTGGCATCTGGTCGATCTGGTTCATCGCCGTGATTTCGATCACCGGAACCTGGTTCCTGATTCAGGCGCTGCTGGCGGACAACCATATTTCGATTTCCAGCGAGCCGGTCATTCCCGCGATGTCCCGTGAAGCGGTACCGCGCTCGGCCGATGGCTCCCCGCCTGAACGCATCAGCCTGGATCGGGCCATTGACATTGCCCGGCAAACGATTCCGGGCCTGGAAGTCAGTTTCATCAGCCTGCCCGGCAACGCCTATAGCCATATGAGTGTGGGCGGCCGTGGCTGGTATCCGCTGATGTTCCAGTCTGCCACGCTCAACCCCTACAACGGTGATCTGGCCGCGTCGCGAATGCTGTCGGACCGCACGTCGCTGGAGTTCGTCACCGAGTCCATGCGTCCCTTGCACACCGGCGATTTTGGTGGGCTGTGGATCAAGCTGATCTGGTTCTTCTTCGGCTTGTTGCTGAGCATGATGGTGCTCAGCGGCTTGTTGATCTGGACCAAACGCACCGCCCTGGCCACGGCCAATGCCTTCAAGCGCGAATCGAAGAAAAATCGCCTGCAGGCCCAACCGGCCATGCAGCGTGAAACGTCGGAGGCCAACCTGTGA
- a CDS encoding VOC family protein has product MSVKPIPEGYHSVTPYLGIQKAAEAIDFYKKAFGATEVMRLAMPDGGIGHAELRIGDSAIMLGTPCDQGPLSNPDQAVSVGLHLYVTDVDKSFQQALDAGATTVSEVKDQFYGDRSGTLKDPYGHLWFLATHKEDLSEEQIRQRAMEMFSQG; this is encoded by the coding sequence ATGAGCGTAAAACCCATTCCCGAGGGGTATCACAGCGTTACCCCGTACCTCGGCATCCAGAAGGCCGCCGAGGCCATCGACTTCTACAAGAAAGCCTTCGGTGCCACCGAGGTGATGCGTCTGGCCATGCCCGACGGCGGTATCGGCCACGCCGAACTGCGCATCGGCGACAGTGCCATCATGCTCGGCACGCCCTGCGATCAGGGACCGCTGAGCAATCCCGACCAGGCCGTCTCGGTCGGTTTGCATTTGTACGTCACCGATGTCGACAAATCCTTCCAGCAGGCGCTGGATGCCGGTGCGACAACGGTGTCCGAGGTCAAGGATCAGTTTTACGGCGATCGCAGCGGAACGCTGAAAGATCCGTATGGGCATCTGTGGTTCCTCGCCACGCACAAAGAAGATCTGAGCGAAGAGCAGATCCGCCAGCGGGCGATGGAGATGTTCAGCCAAGGCTGA
- the soxR gene encoding redox-sensitive transcriptional activator SoxR, with product MISKDNVHKPLTVGEVAARSGVAVTALHFYESKGLIKSQRNAGNQRRYPRAVLRRVALIKVAQRLGIPLAAIGEAMKNLPQDRAPTAADWKILSEQWRQELDERIHQLTLLRDRLNGCIGCGCLSMEACPLRNRGDVLGEQGPGPHFPVE from the coding sequence ATGATCAGCAAAGACAACGTGCACAAACCGCTCACCGTTGGCGAGGTCGCCGCGCGCAGTGGCGTGGCGGTCACGGCCCTGCATTTCTATGAGTCCAAGGGGCTGATCAAGAGTCAGCGCAACGCCGGCAATCAGCGGCGGTACCCGCGTGCCGTACTGCGCCGCGTGGCGTTGATCAAAGTGGCCCAACGGCTGGGAATACCGCTGGCCGCGATCGGCGAGGCGATGAAAAATCTCCCGCAGGATCGCGCGCCGACAGCGGCAGACTGGAAAATTCTCTCCGAACAATGGCGGCAGGAACTCGATGAGCGGATCCATCAACTGACGTTGTTGCGCGATCGGCTCAATGGCTGCATCGGCTGTGGCTGCCTGTCGATGGAGGCCTGTCCGTTGCGCAACCGGGGGGACGTGCTGGGCGAGCAAGGACCCGGGCCGCATTTCCCGGTTGAATAA
- a CDS encoding antibiotic biosynthesis monooxygenase gives MGAFMKNHSFTQLIEFEIEPRQQPALVSALATQTEHLAQRYAGFLSASVQASDDGRRVLSLLQWQTREAGEAAFRSFESGEENFWQLIRSHRAKTVTFNSFQVLSSIARSHDDALHCNLVG, from the coding sequence CTGGGGGCGTTCATGAAAAACCACAGCTTTACCCAACTGATCGAATTCGAAATCGAGCCTCGCCAGCAACCGGCGCTGGTGTCGGCGTTAGCGACGCAGACCGAGCATCTGGCGCAGCGCTACGCAGGTTTTCTCAGTGCCAGCGTGCAGGCCAGCGACGATGGCCGGCGCGTCTTGAGCCTGTTGCAATGGCAGACGCGCGAGGCGGGGGAGGCGGCGTTTCGCAGTTTCGAAAGCGGTGAAGAGAATTTCTGGCAGTTGATCCGCAGCCATCGAGCGAAAACCGTGACGTTCAATTCGTTTCAGGTGCTGAGCAGCATTGCCCGCAGTCACGACGATGCGCTGCATTGCAATCTGGTGGGTTAG
- a CDS encoding LysE family translocator has product MTLSLDLMLGFALFALVTSITPGPNNTMLLASGVNFGFNRTIPHMLGISCGFFVLVVAVGFGLGAVFQSYPLLYTVLRYAGASYLLYLAWKIAHSGPVGDNAQGEARPISYLGAAAFQWVNPKAWIMAIGAISTYTPMQGYFTNVVVIAAVFAVINLPSVGVWAACGTLLRNVLKEPRWLRVFNWGMAALLVISLYPLLLESFS; this is encoded by the coding sequence ATGACCCTCTCGCTTGACCTGATGTTGGGCTTTGCCCTGTTTGCCCTTGTTACCTCGATCACACCGGGACCGAACAACACCATGCTGCTGGCTTCGGGGGTGAATTTCGGTTTTAACCGCACCATCCCGCACATGCTGGGGATTAGCTGCGGCTTCTTTGTCCTGGTGGTGGCGGTAGGCTTCGGCCTGGGCGCGGTATTTCAGTCGTATCCGCTGCTTTATACGGTTCTGCGCTATGCCGGCGCGTCGTATCTGTTGTACCTGGCGTGGAAAATCGCCCACTCGGGACCTGTCGGTGACAACGCCCAAGGCGAAGCCAGGCCGATCAGCTACCTGGGCGCGGCCGCGTTTCAGTGGGTCAATCCGAAGGCGTGGATCATGGCCATCGGTGCGATCAGCACATACACGCCGATGCAGGGTTATTTCACCAATGTCGTGGTGATCGCTGCCGTGTTCGCCGTCATCAACCTGCCAAGCGTCGGCGTCTGGGCTGCCTGCGGTACATTGTTGCGCAATGTGTTGAAGGAGCCGCGCTGGTTACGCGTATTCAACTGGGGCATGGCGGCACTGCTGGTCATCTCGCTGTACCCGTTACTTCTCGAAAGCTTTAGCTGA